From a single Candidatus Polarisedimenticolaceae bacterium genomic region:
- a CDS encoding cyclic nucleotide-binding domain-containing protein, with the protein MIQTLEPILAEIPLFRGMEQEYVALLAGCAANVRLEPGQFLFRIGDEADGFWLVRQGQVSVEIHAPGRGALTIHTAREGDVIGWSWLVPPYQRHFDARAIVATRALRMDAKCLRDKFASDPRLGYELMSRFGRVVTQRLDSMALQLLDVYGHRANPTS; encoded by the coding sequence ATGATCCAAACGCTTGAGCCGATCCTCGCCGAGATCCCGCTGTTCCGCGGGATGGAGCAGGAGTACGTCGCGCTCCTGGCGGGGTGCGCCGCCAACGTCCGACTCGAGCCCGGGCAGTTCCTGTTCCGCATCGGGGATGAGGCCGACGGCTTCTGGCTCGTGCGCCAGGGACAGGTCTCCGTCGAGATCCACGCCCCCGGGCGGGGCGCGCTCACGATCCACACGGCGCGCGAGGGGGACGTGATCGGCTGGTCGTGGCTCGTACCCCCGTACCAGCGCCACTTCGACGCCCGGGCGATCGTCGCGACGCGCGCCCTGCGGATGGACGCGAAGTGCCTGCGGGACAAGTTCGCGAGCGACCCGAGGCTCGGTTACGAGCTCATGAGCCGCTTCGGGCGCGTCGTCACCCAGCGCCTGGACAGCATGGCGCTCCAACTGCTGGACGTTTATGGCCACCGCGCCAACCCGACTTCCTGA